The Neovison vison isolate M4711 chromosome 5, ASM_NN_V1, whole genome shotgun sequence genome includes a region encoding these proteins:
- the OTOP3 gene encoding proton channel OTOP3: protein MASPEAQETGAAPAEGSQVDAGAEKTGVPASPHQRSWLVRHFSLLLRRDRQAQKAGQLFSGLLALNVVFLGGAFICSMIFNNVAITLGDVWILLAALKALSLLWLLYFAARTTRHPRALLYHDPHAGPIWVRGSLVLFGSCTICLNIFRVGYDVSHIHCKSQLELIFPVIEMIFIGVQTWVLWKHCKDCVQVQTNFTRCGLMLTLATDLLLWVLAVTNDSMHREIEAELNALMENFFGNDTSTCLCLNATVCEVFQKGYLMLYPFSTEYCLICCAVLFVMWKNVGRRLAAHTGAHPGTPPFRLHGAIFGPLLGLLALVAGVCVFVLFQIEASGPAIARQYFTLYYAFYIAVLPAMSLACLAGTAIHGLEERELDTLKNPTRSLDVVLLMGAALGQMGIAYFSIVAIVATRPHELLNSLILAYSLLLILQHIAQNLFIIEGLHRRPLWETASEDPAGKREAEPPRRGSLLELGQDLRRASLAYIHSYSHLNWKRRALKEISLFLILCNITLWMMPAFGIHPEFENGLEQEFYGYRTWFTIVNFGLPLGVFYRMHSVGGLVEVYLEA, encoded by the exons ATGGCCTCCCCGGAAGCACAGGAGACCGGAGCAGCCCCGGCCGAGGGGAGCCAAGTGGACGCGGGGGCTGAGAAAACGGGAGTTCCCGCCTCGCCCCACCAGCGGTCCTGGCTGGTGCGGCATTTCTCGCTGCTGCTGCGGAGGGACAGGCAGGCCCAGAAGGCCGGGCAGCTCTTCTCGGGGCTCCTGGCCCTCAATGTGGTGTTCCTGGGCGGAGCCTTCATCTGCAGTATGATCTTCAACAACGTGGCCATCACGCTGGGTGATGTGTGGATCCTGCTGGCCGCGCTGAAGGCCCTGTCCCTCCTCTGGCTCCTCTACTTTGCCGCCCGCACCACCCGCCACCCACGCGCCTTGCTCTACCATGACCCTCACGCGGGACCCATCTGGGTGCGGG GCTCCCTGGTGCTCTTTGGCAGCTGTACCATCTGCCTCAACATCTTCCGGGTGGGCTACGACGTGAGCCACATCCACTGCAAGTCACAGCTGGAGCTCATCTTCCCTGTCATCGAGATGATCTTCATCGGCGTCCAG ACCTGGGTGCTTTGGAAACACTGTAAGGACTGTGTTCAGGTCCAGACCAATTTCACTAG GTGTGGCCTAATGCTGACCCTGGCCACAGACCTGCTGCTGTGGGTTCTGGCTGTCACCAACGACTCCATGCACCGCGAGATCGAGGCTGAGCTCAACGCCCTCATGGAAAACTTCTTTG gcaACGACACCAGCACCTGCCTCTGTCTCAATGCCACCGTGTGTGAGGTCTTCCAGAAGGGCTACCTGATGCTCTACCCCTTCAGCACCGAGTACTGCCTCATCTGCTGCGCTGTGCTCTTTGTCATGTGGAAGAACGTCGGCCGCCGCCTGGCGGCCCACACAGGCGCTCACCCCGGCACCCCTCCCTTCCGCCTGCACGGGGCCATCTTTGGGCCGCTGCTGGGCCTGCTGGCCCTGGTGGCGGGCGTGTGCGTCTTCGTGCTCTTCCAGATCGAAGCCAGTGGCCCCGCCATTGCGCGCCAGTACTTCACCCTCTACTATGCCTTCTACATAGCCGTGCTGCCCGCCATGAGCCTGGCATGCCTGGCGGGCACGGCCATCCACGGGCTGGAGGAGCGCGAGCTGGACACGCTCAAGAACCCCACCCGCAGCCTGGACGTGGTGCTGCTCATGGGCGCGGCGCTGGGCCAGATGGGCATCGCCTACTTTTCCATCGTGGCCATCGTGGCCACTCGCCCCCATGAGCTGCTCAACAGCCTCATCCTGGCCTACTCGCTGCTGCTTATTCTGCAGCACATCGCGCAGAACCTCTTCATCATCGAGGGCCTGCACCGACGCCCGCTCTGGGAGACGGCATCGGAGGACCCGGCAGGGAAGCGAGAGGCTGAGCCGCCCCGCCGGGGGTCCCTGCTAGAGCTGGGCCAGGACCTGCGGCGGGCCTCGCTGGCCTACATCCACTCCTACAGCCACCTCAACTGGAAGCGGCGGGCGCTCAAGGAGATCTCGCTCTTCCTCATCCTCTGCAACATCACA ctGTGGATGATGCCCGCGTTTGGCATACACCCAGAGTTCGAGAACGGGCTCGAACAAGAATTCTATGGCTATCGAACCTGGTTCACCATTGTCAATTTTGGCCTGCCTCTAGGGGTCTTCTACCGAATGCACTCTGTCGGGGGGCTGGTAGAGGTCTACTTGGAGGCCTGA